The Coffea eugenioides isolate CCC68of chromosome 8, Ceug_1.0, whole genome shotgun sequence genome has a segment encoding these proteins:
- the LOC113780590 gene encoding viridiflorene synthase-like, whose translation MASTQSSLHSNSLQETVRPLAAFPENIWADRIAPFTPDKEEHEMYEREIEMLKAEVASMLLPTGKTMTERFDFIDKIERLGVSHHFDIEIENQLQEFFNVYTNFGEYSAYDLSSAALQFRLFRQHGFNVSCGIFDQFIDAKGKFKESLCNDTRGLLSLYDASHVRTHGDEILEEALAFTTTHLTSGGPRLDSTLAKQVKYALEQPLHKGIPRYEAWHYISIYGEDESNYKLLLRLAKLDYHLLQMSYKQELCEIISWGKGLESVSKFPYARDRFVECYFWAVGTLYEPQHSLVRMTFAKVAALITMIDDIYDAYGTVDELQILTDSAERWDSSGADQLSDYIRASYTTLLKFNREVAEKLAKKQRTYAFDKYIEEWKQYLTTNLTQSRWFLTKELPSFADYISNGAITIGVYLTASAAFLDMDNASEDVINWMSTMPKLMFACSTHARLINDFGGHKFDKERGSGTALECYMKDYNVSEEEAAKKIREMCEDIWKVMNEECLRPTPIPRDILKMLLNIVRVGETTNKHRIDGFTQPHAIEEFIRAMLVDFMSV comes from the exons ATGGCGTCAACTCAATCTTCTCTCCACTCAAACAGCCTGCAAGAGACTGTCCGCCCATTAGCAGCCTTTCCTGAAAACATTTGGGCTGATCGTATCGCTCCATTTACTCCCGATAAGGAG GAACATGAAATGTATGAAAGAGAGATTGAAATGTTGAAGGCAGAAGTGGCGAGCATGCTTTTGCCAACCGGAAAAACCATGACGGAGAGATTCGACTTTATAGACAAAATAGAACGACTTGGTGTCTCGCATCACTTTGACATCGAAATTGAAAACCAGCTACAAGAATTCTTTAATGTGTATACCAACTTTGGGGAGTATTCAGCTTATGATTTATCTAGTGCAGCGCTTCAATTCCGACTTTTTAGACAGCATGGTTTCAATGTCTCTTGTG GCATCTTTGACCAATTCATTGATGCTAAGGGTAAGTTCAAGGAATCCTTATGCAATGACACAAGGGGTTTGTTGAGTCTATACGATGCTAGTCATGTTAGAACACATGGAGACGAAATTTTAGAAGAAGCTCTTGCTTTCACAACCACTCATCTGACATCTGGAGGACCCCGTTTGGATTCTACTCTTGCAAAACAAGTGAAATATGCCCTTGAGCAGCCGTTGCATAAGGGCATCCCTAGATATGAGGCTTGGCATTACATCTCCATCTATGGGGAAgatgaatctaactacaaattaTTGCTGAGGCTTGCCAAGTTGGATTACCACTTGTTGCAGATGTCATATAAACAAGAGCTTTGTGAGATAATAAG TTGGGGAAAGGGATTGGAGAGTGTATCAAAATTTCCATATGCAAGGGACAGATTTGTGGAATGCTACTTCTGGGCTGTTGGAACCTTATATGAGCCTCAGCACTCTCTTGTTCGAATGACTTTTGCGAAAGTAGcagcccttattacaatgatTGATGACATCTATGATGCTTATGGCACTGTTGATGAACTTCAAATTCTCACAGACTCTGCAGAAAG GTGGGATAGCAGTGGAGCAGATCAACTCTCAGACTACATCAGAGCTTCCTACACCACACTTCTGAAATTTAATAGGGAGGTTGCGGAAAAATTAGCTAAAAAGCAAAGAACCTACGCATTCGATAAGTATATAGAAGAA TGGAAACAATACTTGACGACCAACTTGACTCAGTCAAGGTGGTTTCTCACGAAAGAATTGCCATCTTTTGCTGATTACATTAGCAATGGTGCGATCACAATCGGAGTCTATCTTACAGCATCGGCAGCTTTCTTGGACATGGATAATGCTTCAGAGGATGTTATCAACTGGATGTCAACTATGCCAAAACTTATGTTTGCTTGCTCGACACATGCCCGATTGATTAATGATTTTGGCGGTCACAAG TTCGACAAAGAAAGGGGCAGTGGCACAGCGCTTGAATGCTACATGAAGGACTATAATGTATCAGAGGAAGAGGCAGCCAAGAAGATTCGAGAGATGTGCGAGGATATTTGGAAGGTTATGAACGAGGAATGCTTGAGGCCTACTCCCATTCCTAGGGATATTCTCAAAATGCTTCTCAATATCGTACGAGTAGGTGAAACGACTAACAAGCACCGTATAGATGGATTCACTCAGCCGCATGCCATTGAAGAATTTATAAGGGCAATGCTTGTGGATTTCATGTCTGTTTGA